Proteins encoded together in one Fundulus heteroclitus isolate FHET01 unplaced genomic scaffold, MU-UCD_Fhet_4.1 scaffold_70, whole genome shotgun sequence window:
- the LOC105935813 gene encoding bone morphogenetic protein 1 isoform X1, translating to MMDSAAAILFLLCGLGVSLAADGEAADATFAHPEDAVDYRDPCKAVAFWGDIALDEEDLRMFKDSQRVDRAQHSNHTNSASNSSSNEGAAGSPSPHRWRRAATSRPERVWPDGIIPYVISRNFSGSQRAIFRQAMRHWEKHTCVVFTERTTEESYILFTFRPCGCCSYVGRRGGGPQAISIGKNCDKFGIVVHELGHVIGFWHEHTRPDRDEHVSIVRDNIQPGQEYNFMKMEPGEVNSLGEVYDFGSIMHYARNTFSRSIFLDTILPRYDVNGIRPSIGQRTRLSKGDIAQARKLYKCASCGENLQESAGNFSSPGFPNGYSAYTHCVWRISVTPGEKIVLNFTSMDLFRSHLCWYDTVEVRDGFWRKAPLIGRFCGNTIPDPITSTDSRLWIEFRSSSNWVGKGFSASYGAICGGELKRDSGQIQSPNYPDDYQSNKMCVWRITVAEGFQVGLTFQSFEIEKHDACAYDYVEVRDGGSDSSPLLGRFCGYDKPQVLQSSSNQLWLKFASDGSVNKAGFAASFLKEMDECSRPDNGLCEQRCMNTLGSYRCACDPGYELAADRRSCEAAACGGFITSLNGSLTTPGWPKEYPHNKNCVWQLVAPVQYRITLVFDGFETEGNDVCKYDYVEVRSGLSSDAKIYGKFCGTEKPDVITSLQNNMRIEFKSDNTVSKRGFKAHFFSDIDECSKANGGCQHDCVNTFGSYRCQCRSGFMLHDNEHDCKEAGCDHSVNTASGTISSPNWPDKYPSKKACSWSLSTTPGHRIKLIFTEVDMEAHLECAYDHLEIFDGRDARASTLGRFCGTKTPAPVISSSNQMFLHFLSDNSVQKRGFQASYRSECGGSLKAEVKTKDLYSHAQFGDNNYPGGFDCLWVLTAEKGYGVEIIFQVFEIEEEADCGYDYLELYDGADTKSPRLGRYCGSGTPEDVYSAGDAIVLKFHSDDSISKKGFHARYTSTKFQDTLHTSS from the exons AGGATGCAGTGGATTACAGGGATCCATGCAAAGCTG TTGCTTTTTGGGGAGACATTGCTCTGGATGAAGAAGATCTCCGCATGTTCAAAGATAGTCAGAGGGTTGACAGAGCACAACATAGTAACCACACAAACTCAG CCAGTAATTCCTCTTCTAATGAGGGAGCTGCAGGCAGCCCGAGTCCCCACCGGTGGAGGAGAGCAGCCACCTCCAGGCCTGAGCGAGTGTGGCCGGACGGCATCATCCCGTATGTGATAAGCAGGAATTTCAGTG GCAGCCAGCGCGCCATATTCCGTCAAGCAATGCGTCACTGGGAGAAGCATACCTGTGTGGTTTTCACAGAGAGGACAACTGAAGAGagctacattttatttaccttcAGGCCCTGTGG ATGCTGCTCCTACGTGGGGAGGAGGGGTGGTGGACCTCAGGCCATCTCCATCGGGAAGAACTGTGATAAGTTTGGCATCGTGGTCCATGAACTCGGCCACGTGATCGGCTTCTGGCACGAACACACTCGTCCTGACCGTGACGAGCACGTAAGCATCGTCAGAGACAACATCCAGCCAG GACAAGAGTACAACTTCATGAAGATGGAACCTGGAGAGGTGAACTCTCTGGGAGAGGTCTATGActttggcagcatcatgcattATGCAAGGAACACGTTCTCCAG AAGCATCTTCTTGGACACGATCTTGCCTCGATACGATGTCAACGGCATTCGACCGTCCATCGGACAGAGGACAAGGCTTAGTAAAGGGGACATCGCTCAAGCCCGGAAACTCTACAAATGTGCAA GTTGTGGGGAAAACCTGCAGGAAAGTGCCGGAAACTTTTCTTCTCCCGGTTTTCCAAATGGATACTCAGCGTACACCCACTGTGTTTGGAGGATTTCTGTCACACCAGGAGAAAAG ATTGTCCTTAATTTCACTTCCATGGATCTCTTCAGGAGTCATCTCTGCTGGTACGACACCGTAGAAGTTCGAGACGGGTTCTGGAGAAAAGCTCCTCTAATAG GCCGTTTTTGTGGGAACACAATTCCAGATCCGATCACCTCCACCGACAGTCGCCTTTGGATTGAATTTAGAAGCAGCAGCAACTGGGTTGGCAAAGGCTTTTCAGCTTCATATGGAG CCATCTGTGGAGGGGAGTTGAAGCGAGACAGCGGCCAGATCCAGTCCCCCAATTATCCTGATGACTACCAGTCCAACAAAATGTGCGTGTGGAGGATCACAGTGGCAGAAGGGTTTCAAGTCGGGCTCACCTTTCAGTCGTTTGAG ATTGAGAAGCACGACGCCTGTGCCTACGACTACGTGGAAGTGAGGGACGGCGGTTCTGACAGCAGCCCGCTCCTCGGCCGGTTCTGCGGCTACGACAAACCGCAGGTCCTTCAGAGCAGCTCCAACCAGCTCTGGCTAAAGTTTGCATCTGACGGCTCAGTCAACAAGGCGGGGTTCGCTGCCAGCTTCTTAAAAG AGATGGACGAGTGCTCCAGACCTGACAACGGGCTCTGCGAGCAGCGCTGCATGAATACGCTGGGCAGCTACAGATGCGCCTGTGACCCTGGATATGAGCTGGCGGCAGACAGGCGCAGCTGTGAGG CAGCTGCATGCGGCGGCTTCATCACCAGCCTGAATGGCTCCCTCACCACCCCAGGCTGGCCCAAAGAGTACCCCCACAACAAGAACTGTGTGTGGCAGCTCGTGGCCCCCGTCCAGTACAGAATCACTCTGGTCTTTGATGGCTTTGAAACAGAAGGCAACGAC GTGTGTAAGTACGACTACGTCGAAGTGCGCAGCGGACTGAGCTCCGACGCCAAGATCTACGGGAAGTTCTGTGGCACGGAGAAACCCGACGTTATCACTTCCCTTCAGAACAACATGAGGATTGAGTTCAAGTCGGACAACACCGTTTCCAAGAGGGGCTTCAAGGCCCACTTCTTCTCTG ATATAGACGAGTGCTCCAAAGCCAACGGAGGCTGCCAGCATGACTGTGTGAACACCTTTGGGAGCTACAGATGTCAGTGTCGCAGCGGCTTTATGCTGCATGATAATGAGCATGACTGCAAGGAAG ctGGGTGTGATCACTCTGTAAACACTGCATCCGGCACAATCAGCAGTCCCAACTGGCCGGACAAGTATCCCAGCAAGAAGGCCTGCAGCTGGTCTCTGTCCACCACACCGGGCCATCGGATCAAACTC ATCTTCACCGAGGTTGACATGGAGGCTCATCTGGAGTGTGCTTACGACCATCTGGAGATCTTTGACGGCAGAGATGCTCGTGCCTCCACGCTGGGCCGCTTTTGCGGCACCAAAACGCCCGCCCCAGTTATATCCAGCAGCAACCAAATGTTCCTGCATTTTCTCTCTGACAACTCAGTGCAAAAGAGAGGTTTTCAGGCTTCATACAGATCAG AATGCGGAGGAAGCCTTAAAGCCGAGGTCAAGACGAAAGACCTGTACTCTCATGCACAGTTCGGAGATAACAACTACCCTGGAGGCTTCGACTGTCTGTGGGTGCTCACCGCCGAGAAGGGTTACGGAGTGGAGATCATCTTCCAAGTGTTCGAGATTGAGGAGGAGGCGGACTGTGGCTACGATTACTTGGAGCTGTACGACGGCGCTGACACCAAGTCTCCCAGACTGGGGCGATACTGCGGATCAGGG ACTCCAGAGGACGTCTACTCGGCCGGAGACGCCATCGTTTTGAAGTTCCACTCAGACGACAGCATCAGTAAAAAAGGCTTTCACGCTCGCTACACCAGCACAAAGTTCCAGGACACGTTGCACACAAGCAGCTAG
- the trim69 gene encoding E3 ubiquitin-protein ligase TRIM69, which translates to MNNSQKDAKKVQTVYLQNLERLNKGVKPEKKSWNPKEGDFAVQTAMEKLRPSSIAGQVAKSSAHRISRDLTCSICLDLFKQPVFLPCDHTFCQGCIEGYWTGPRGSGQGGTGSCPQCRKVYPGKSYRPNRIVANIVESYCHGLEESGSGGCLADAGCAERAPAPVPRCSRHREEVKLYCEEDQELVCLVCGVSQEHRNHTMTCVQEAEQKYRGFLNSSMDSLKAELNTALQCDREAEDEVKKLKEHTADLKQRIEAQFSDLHQFLYQEEKLLQVKLKTEERRELIRLDEHKALLCVEISRLQRAVHEIEDKLKEQDPFTLLRSIKVLLQRPSFKFEKPTFTPPSLCEGRFAGPLQYRVWKSMKGSLYPVPAAITFNSSTANPWLSLSSSLTCVRYQTFNPTMKDNPNRFNAALSLLASQGFTHGRHYWEIEVYSSTVWTVGVARESVPRKGVIKALPANGFWTLTLSYGVRYMAGTSPPTVLSLEEPLARIGVYLDYKRGLVSFYNAESMTHLYTFRETFTETLYPYFNLGFLDKVHENEPLKVFLPKI; encoded by the exons ATGAACAACAGCCAGAAAGACGCGAAGAAAGTCCAGACAGTTTATCTACAAAACTTGGAAAGACTTAACAAGGGGGTAAAGCCTGAGAAAAAGAGCTGGAACCCCAAAGAAGGAGATTTCGCTGTGCAAACAGCAATGGAAAAGCTGCGTCCTTCTTCCATAGCTGGACAAGTCGCCAAAAGCTCAGCTCACAGAATCAGCAGAGATCTGACTTGCTCCATATGCCTGGATCTCTTCAAGCAGCCTGTTTTCCTGCCCTGCGACCACACGTTCTGTCAGGGCTGCATTGAGGGTTACTGGACAGGGCCAAGGGGCTCCGGGCAGGGCGGCACGGGCTCCTGCCCTCAGTGCAGAAAGGTGTACCCCGGAAAGAGCTACCGACCCAACCGCATCGTGGCCAACATCGTGGAGAGTTACTGCCACGGTCTGGAGGAGAGCGGGAGTGGGGGATGCCTGGCAGACGCAGGGTGCGCTGAGAGGGCTCCTGCTCCCGTCCCACGCTGCAGCAGGcacagagaggaggtgaagcTGTACTGCGAGGAGGACCAGGAGCTGGTGTGCTTGGTGTGCGGCGTGTCCCAAGAACACAGAAATCACACCATGACATGTGTTCAGGAGGCTGAACAGAAATACAGG GGATTCCTTAACAGCTCCATGGATTCCTTAAAAGCTGAGCTCAACACAGCGCTGCAGTGTGACAGGGAGGCTGAAGATGAAGTGAAAAAGCTGAAG GAGCACACTGCTGACCTGAAGCAGCGCATCGAGGCCCAGTTCAGCGACCTGCACCAGTTCCTGTACCAGGAGGAGAAGCTGCTACAGGTGAAGCTGAAGACGGAGGAGCGCAGGGAACTGATCCGCCTGGACGAGCACAAGGCCCTGCTGTGCGTGGAAATCTCCCGTCTGCAGAGGGCCGTCCATGAGATAGAGGACAAGCTCAAAGAGCAGGACCCATTCACTCTGCTCCGG AGCATCAAAGTCCTGCTCCAGAG GCCTTCTTTCAAGTTTGAGAAACCAACTTTTACACCACCAAGTCTATGCGAGGGCCGCTTTGCGGGGCCTCTGCAGTACAGAGTCTGGAAATCTATGAAGGGCAGCCTTTATCCAG TTCCAGCAGCCATCACGTTTAACTCCAGTACCGCCAACCCGTGGCTTAGCCTCAGCTCCTCCCTCACCTGCGTCCGCTACCAGACCTTCAACCCCACCATGAAGGACAACCCCAACCGCTTCAACGCCGCCCTGTCGCTGCTCGCAAGTCAGGGCTTCACCCACGGGCGACACTACTGGGAGATTGAGGTCTACAGCAGCACTGTGTGGACGGTGGGGGTAGCCCGGGAGTCGGTTCCCAGAAAAGGAGTCATCAAGGCCCTCCCAGCCAACGGCTTCTGGACTCTCACCCTCTCGTACGGTGTTAGGTACATGGCCGGCACGTCCCCTCCCACTGTCCTGTCCCTGGAGGAGCCGCTGGCCCGGATCGGTGTGTACCTGGACTACAAGCGGGGCCTGGTGTCCTTTTACAACGCAGAGAGCATGACCCACCTGTACACCTTCAGGGAGACCTTCACTGAGACTCTGTACCCGTACTTTAACCTCGGCTTCCTTGACAAAGTGCATGAAAATGAGCCTCTCAAAGTCTTCTTACCAAAGATCTAA
- the LOC105935813 gene encoding bone morphogenetic protein 1 isoform X2, whose protein sequence is MMDSAAAILFLLCGLGVSLAADGEAADATFAHPEDAVDYRDPCKAVAFWGDIALDEEDLRMFKDSQRVDRAQHSNHTNSASNSSSNEGAAGSPSPHRWRRAATSRPERVWPDGIIPYVISRNFSGSQRAIFRQAMRHWEKHTCVVFTERTTEESYILFTFRPCGCCSYVGRRGGGPQAISIGKNCDKFGIVVHELGHVIGFWHEHTRPDRDEHVSIVRDNIQPGQEYNFMKMEPGEVNSLGEVYDFGSIMHYARNTFSRSIFLDTILPRYDVNGIRPSIGQRTRLSKGDIAQARKLYKCASCGENLQESAGNFSSPGFPNGYSAYTHCVWRISVTPGEKIVLNFTSMDLFRSHLCWYDTVEVRDGFWRKAPLIGRFCGNTIPDPITSTDSRLWIEFRSSSNWVGKGFSASYGAICGGELKRDSGQIQSPNYPDDYQSNKMCVWRITVAEGFQVGLTFQSFEIEKHDACAYDYVEVRDGGSDSSPLLGRFCGYDKPQVLQSSSNQLWLKFASDGSVNKAGFAASFLKEMDECSRPDNGLCEQRCMNTLGSYRCACDPGYELAADRRSCEAACGGFITSLNGSLTTPGWPKEYPHNKNCVWQLVAPVQYRITLVFDGFETEGNDVCKYDYVEVRSGLSSDAKIYGKFCGTEKPDVITSLQNNMRIEFKSDNTVSKRGFKAHFFSDIDECSKANGGCQHDCVNTFGSYRCQCRSGFMLHDNEHDCKEAGCDHSVNTASGTISSPNWPDKYPSKKACSWSLSTTPGHRIKLIFTEVDMEAHLECAYDHLEIFDGRDARASTLGRFCGTKTPAPVISSSNQMFLHFLSDNSVQKRGFQASYRSECGGSLKAEVKTKDLYSHAQFGDNNYPGGFDCLWVLTAEKGYGVEIIFQVFEIEEEADCGYDYLELYDGADTKSPRLGRYCGSGTPEDVYSAGDAIVLKFHSDDSISKKGFHARYTSTKFQDTLHTSS, encoded by the exons AGGATGCAGTGGATTACAGGGATCCATGCAAAGCTG TTGCTTTTTGGGGAGACATTGCTCTGGATGAAGAAGATCTCCGCATGTTCAAAGATAGTCAGAGGGTTGACAGAGCACAACATAGTAACCACACAAACTCAG CCAGTAATTCCTCTTCTAATGAGGGAGCTGCAGGCAGCCCGAGTCCCCACCGGTGGAGGAGAGCAGCCACCTCCAGGCCTGAGCGAGTGTGGCCGGACGGCATCATCCCGTATGTGATAAGCAGGAATTTCAGTG GCAGCCAGCGCGCCATATTCCGTCAAGCAATGCGTCACTGGGAGAAGCATACCTGTGTGGTTTTCACAGAGAGGACAACTGAAGAGagctacattttatttaccttcAGGCCCTGTGG ATGCTGCTCCTACGTGGGGAGGAGGGGTGGTGGACCTCAGGCCATCTCCATCGGGAAGAACTGTGATAAGTTTGGCATCGTGGTCCATGAACTCGGCCACGTGATCGGCTTCTGGCACGAACACACTCGTCCTGACCGTGACGAGCACGTAAGCATCGTCAGAGACAACATCCAGCCAG GACAAGAGTACAACTTCATGAAGATGGAACCTGGAGAGGTGAACTCTCTGGGAGAGGTCTATGActttggcagcatcatgcattATGCAAGGAACACGTTCTCCAG AAGCATCTTCTTGGACACGATCTTGCCTCGATACGATGTCAACGGCATTCGACCGTCCATCGGACAGAGGACAAGGCTTAGTAAAGGGGACATCGCTCAAGCCCGGAAACTCTACAAATGTGCAA GTTGTGGGGAAAACCTGCAGGAAAGTGCCGGAAACTTTTCTTCTCCCGGTTTTCCAAATGGATACTCAGCGTACACCCACTGTGTTTGGAGGATTTCTGTCACACCAGGAGAAAAG ATTGTCCTTAATTTCACTTCCATGGATCTCTTCAGGAGTCATCTCTGCTGGTACGACACCGTAGAAGTTCGAGACGGGTTCTGGAGAAAAGCTCCTCTAATAG GCCGTTTTTGTGGGAACACAATTCCAGATCCGATCACCTCCACCGACAGTCGCCTTTGGATTGAATTTAGAAGCAGCAGCAACTGGGTTGGCAAAGGCTTTTCAGCTTCATATGGAG CCATCTGTGGAGGGGAGTTGAAGCGAGACAGCGGCCAGATCCAGTCCCCCAATTATCCTGATGACTACCAGTCCAACAAAATGTGCGTGTGGAGGATCACAGTGGCAGAAGGGTTTCAAGTCGGGCTCACCTTTCAGTCGTTTGAG ATTGAGAAGCACGACGCCTGTGCCTACGACTACGTGGAAGTGAGGGACGGCGGTTCTGACAGCAGCCCGCTCCTCGGCCGGTTCTGCGGCTACGACAAACCGCAGGTCCTTCAGAGCAGCTCCAACCAGCTCTGGCTAAAGTTTGCATCTGACGGCTCAGTCAACAAGGCGGGGTTCGCTGCCAGCTTCTTAAAAG AGATGGACGAGTGCTCCAGACCTGACAACGGGCTCTGCGAGCAGCGCTGCATGAATACGCTGGGCAGCTACAGATGCGCCTGTGACCCTGGATATGAGCTGGCGGCAGACAGGCGCAGCTGTGAGG CTGCATGCGGCGGCTTCATCACCAGCCTGAATGGCTCCCTCACCACCCCAGGCTGGCCCAAAGAGTACCCCCACAACAAGAACTGTGTGTGGCAGCTCGTGGCCCCCGTCCAGTACAGAATCACTCTGGTCTTTGATGGCTTTGAAACAGAAGGCAACGAC GTGTGTAAGTACGACTACGTCGAAGTGCGCAGCGGACTGAGCTCCGACGCCAAGATCTACGGGAAGTTCTGTGGCACGGAGAAACCCGACGTTATCACTTCCCTTCAGAACAACATGAGGATTGAGTTCAAGTCGGACAACACCGTTTCCAAGAGGGGCTTCAAGGCCCACTTCTTCTCTG ATATAGACGAGTGCTCCAAAGCCAACGGAGGCTGCCAGCATGACTGTGTGAACACCTTTGGGAGCTACAGATGTCAGTGTCGCAGCGGCTTTATGCTGCATGATAATGAGCATGACTGCAAGGAAG ctGGGTGTGATCACTCTGTAAACACTGCATCCGGCACAATCAGCAGTCCCAACTGGCCGGACAAGTATCCCAGCAAGAAGGCCTGCAGCTGGTCTCTGTCCACCACACCGGGCCATCGGATCAAACTC ATCTTCACCGAGGTTGACATGGAGGCTCATCTGGAGTGTGCTTACGACCATCTGGAGATCTTTGACGGCAGAGATGCTCGTGCCTCCACGCTGGGCCGCTTTTGCGGCACCAAAACGCCCGCCCCAGTTATATCCAGCAGCAACCAAATGTTCCTGCATTTTCTCTCTGACAACTCAGTGCAAAAGAGAGGTTTTCAGGCTTCATACAGATCAG AATGCGGAGGAAGCCTTAAAGCCGAGGTCAAGACGAAAGACCTGTACTCTCATGCACAGTTCGGAGATAACAACTACCCTGGAGGCTTCGACTGTCTGTGGGTGCTCACCGCCGAGAAGGGTTACGGAGTGGAGATCATCTTCCAAGTGTTCGAGATTGAGGAGGAGGCGGACTGTGGCTACGATTACTTGGAGCTGTACGACGGCGCTGACACCAAGTCTCCCAGACTGGGGCGATACTGCGGATCAGGG ACTCCAGAGGACGTCTACTCGGCCGGAGACGCCATCGTTTTGAAGTTCCACTCAGACGACAGCATCAGTAAAAAAGGCTTTCACGCTCGCTACACCAGCACAAAGTTCCAGGACACGTTGCACACAAGCAGCTAG